A genomic segment from Malus domestica chromosome 05, GDT2T_hap1 encodes:
- the LOC103435295 gene encoding peroxisomal 2,4-dienoyl-CoA reductase [(3E)-enoyl-CoA-producing]-like, producing the protein MESPFKAELLKGKVALLTGGASGIGYEISVQLGKHGASVAVMGRRKHVIDSAVEALRSQGISAIGFEGDVRKRDDAARVLESTLKHFGRLDILVNAAAGNFLVPSEDLSPNGFRTVIDIDAVGTFTMCHEALKYLKKGASGKNSAAGGSIINISATLHYTATWYQIHVSAAKAAVDSITRSLALEWGTDYDIRVNGIAPGPIEDTAGFSKLLPQEMLSKPKEQILVSKLGKKWDIAMAALYLSSDAGKYINGTTLVVDGGEWLTKPAYFPKEAVKQLSRAVERRSRDKPVGVAKSKL; encoded by the exons ATGGAGTCGCCATTCAAGGCGGAGTTACTGAAGGGAAAGGTGGCCTTGCTGACCGGAGGAGCATCAGGAATCGGGTACGAGATTTCGGTTCAGCTGGGCAAACATGGAGCTTCGGTTGCCGTCATGGGCCGTCGTAAGCATGTCATTGACTCTGCCGTCGAAGCCCTTCGTTCTCAAGGCATTTCT GCTATCGGATTTGAGGGCGACGTGCGAAAAAGAGACGATGCAGCTCGAGTTTTGGAATCGACACTGAAGCATTTTGGTAGGCTTGACATCCTTGTGAATGCTGCAGCCGGAAATTTCCTTGTCCCGTCCGAGGATCTATCCCCGAACGGGTTTCGAACAG TTATAGACATAGACGCCGTTGGCACCTTCACAATGTGTCACGAAGCGCTCAAGTATCTTAAGAAAGGGGCATCAGGGAAGAACTCGGCTGCTGGTGGATCGATAATAAACATAAGCGCGACGTTGCACTACACAGCTACTTGGTATCAGATTCATGTGTCTGCAGCAAAG GCAGCCGTCGACAGCATTACGAGAAGCTTGGCGTTGGAGTGGGGCACAGACTACGATATTAGAGTGAATGGTATCGCACCAGGACCTATCGAAGACACTGCCGGTTTCAGTAAACTTTTACCTCAGGAGATGCTGAGCAAACCCAAAGAGCAGATTCTTGTATCCAAACTGGGGAAGAAATGGGATATTGCTATGGCCGCTCTATATCTTTCATCCGATGCAG GAAAATACATCAACGGAACAACGTTGGTTGTAGACGGGGGAGAGTGGCTGACCAAACCGGCGTATTTTCCGAAGGAGGCAGTGAAGCAACTTTCCCGAGCTGTGGAGCGAAGGTCTAGAGACAAACCAGTTGGTGTTGCTAAGAGCAAGCTTTAA